One stretch of Bacteroidota bacterium DNA includes these proteins:
- the greA gene encoding transcription elongation factor GreA has protein sequence MSDVVYLTKEKFIALEADLREMKINGRKQVAAKIAEARGHGDLSENAEYDAAREEQRHLEYRIAKLEETLSKSRVIDSKDLPNDKVYILSKVTVKEQKSGKKIEYQLVSPEEADFDQNKISTTSPIGKGLMGKKVGEIVDIKVPAGMLKYQIMEISR, from the coding sequence ATGAGTGATGTTGTTTATCTAACAAAAGAAAAATTTATTGCACTCGAAGCTGATCTTCGTGAAATGAAGATTAACGGACGAAAACAAGTAGCTGCGAAGATTGCGGAAGCTCGCGGTCACGGTGATCTCAGCGAAAATGCGGAATATGATGCCGCACGTGAAGAGCAGCGTCATCTCGAGTATCGAATTGCAAAGTTGGAAGAAACTCTTTCCAAATCACGCGTGATCGATAGTAAAGATCTTCCAAATGACAAAGTGTATATCTTGTCAAAAGTGACTGTGAAAGAGCAGAAGAGCGGGAAAAAAATTGAGTATCAACTTGTTTCACCAGAAGAAGCTGATTTTGATCAGAATAAAATTTCCACAACATCGCCGATTGGTAAAGGATTGATGGGAAAAAAAGTCGGTGAAATTGTTGATATTAAAGTGCCTGCCGGAATGTTAAAATATCAGATCATGGAAATATCACGCTAA